From a single Staphylococcus epidermidis genomic region:
- a CDS encoding ABC transporter substrate-binding protein, translating into MKRFFQLIISAIVIGILCLMISHWFKSKDNTHSNEKLYVYNWGEYIDPSLIKKFKKETGIQVVYETFDSNEAMEAKIRNGGTHYDVAFPSEYTVQKLKKAKLLETLNHDKIPNIRNLDNDYMNLSYDPNNRYSIPYFFGTVGILYDKEKYPNETFDSWDDLYHSQFKNDILLVDGAREIIGMGLNKLGYSLNDKNPTHIHQAEKDLHNLAPQVRGIVGDEITMMLQQNEGHVAVVWSGVAAPLVQENTRYNYVIPKEGSNLWFDNMVIPKTAQNKEGAYKFMNFLLDAQNSAQNTEWVGYATPNKAARSKLPKKVRNDYRFYPSNQEQQRLEVYKDLGQTSLSEYNESFLNFKMSLK; encoded by the coding sequence ATGAAGCGATTTTTTCAACTTATCATTTCTGCTATAGTTATTGGTATTTTATGTTTAATGATTAGTCATTGGTTTAAATCAAAAGATAATACCCACTCAAATGAGAAGTTATATGTTTACAATTGGGGAGAATATATTGATCCTAGCTTAATTAAGAAGTTTAAAAAAGAAACAGGTATACAAGTCGTATATGAAACCTTTGATTCAAATGAAGCAATGGAAGCGAAAATTCGAAATGGAGGCACACACTATGATGTAGCTTTTCCAAGTGAATATACTGTTCAAAAATTAAAAAAAGCTAAACTGCTTGAGACTTTAAATCATGACAAAATTCCAAATATCAGAAATTTAGACAATGATTATATGAACTTGTCATATGACCCAAACAATCGATATTCAATTCCATATTTCTTTGGTACCGTAGGAATTTTATATGATAAAGAGAAATATCCTAATGAAACGTTCGATAGTTGGGACGATTTGTATCATTCTCAATTCAAAAATGATATTTTATTAGTAGACGGTGCACGCGAGATAATTGGAATGGGATTAAATAAATTAGGGTATAGTCTTAATGACAAAAATCCGACCCATATTCATCAAGCAGAAAAAGATTTGCATAATTTAGCACCTCAAGTTAGAGGGATAGTAGGCGACGAAATTACTATGATGCTTCAACAAAACGAAGGACATGTTGCAGTAGTTTGGAGTGGCGTTGCTGCACCACTTGTACAGGAAAATACTCGTTATAATTACGTGATACCTAAAGAAGGCTCTAACCTATGGTTTGATAATATGGTGATACCTAAAACTGCACAAAATAAAGAAGGTGCGTATAAGTTTATGAATTTCTTACTAGACGCGCAAAATAGTGCCCAGAATACGGAATGGGTAGGATATGCAACACCTAATAAAGCAGCTCGAAGTAAGTTGCCTAAAAAGGTAAGAAATGATTATAGATTTTATCCATCAAATCAAGAACAGCAACGGTTAGAAGTCTATAAAGATTTAGGTCAAACGTCTCTCAGTGAATATAATGAAAGCTTTTTAAATTTTAAAATGTCTTTAAAATAG
- a CDS encoding Nramp family divalent metal transporter — translation MGVILLNSNNNNHEQQRSLDEINNTINFNHNDSASQKFLAFLGPGLLVAVGYMDPGNWITSMQGGAQYGYTLLFIILISSLSAMLLQSMTVRLGIATGMDLAQMTRHFLNKPVAIMFWIIAELAIIATDIAEVIGSAIALDLIFGIPLIVGALITVFDVFLLLFIMKFGFRKIEAIVGTLIFTVLAIFVFEVYISSPQITDMLNGFVPHKEIITNQGILYIALGIIGATIMPHNLYLHSSIVQSRKYDRHSIHEKAQAIKYATIDSNIQLSIAFVVNCLLLTLGAALFFGTKTEDLGGFYDLYLALKTEPALGATLGGIMSTLFAVALLASGQNSTITGTLAGQIVMEGFLKLSIPNWLRRLITRSLAVIPVIICLIVFKGNTEKIEQLLVFSQVFLSIALPFSLIPLQLATSNQNLMGPFKNKTWINIISWLLIIVLSGLNVYLIIQTFQEL, via the coding sequence ATGGGGGTGATTTTATTGAATTCCAATAATAACAATCATGAACAACAACGAAGTTTAGATGAAATCAATAACACCATAAACTTCAATCATAATGATAGTGCAAGTCAAAAATTTCTGGCTTTTTTAGGACCGGGATTGCTTGTTGCAGTTGGTTACATGGATCCTGGAAATTGGATTACATCCATGCAAGGAGGAGCACAATATGGCTATACCTTGTTATTCATAATCTTAATCTCTAGCTTATCTGCTATGCTGTTACAAAGTATGACTGTGAGATTAGGAATAGCAACTGGTATGGATTTAGCACAAATGACACGTCATTTTTTAAATAAGCCTGTAGCAATTATGTTCTGGATTATTGCAGAATTAGCAATTATCGCTACTGATATTGCAGAAGTTATAGGTAGCGCTATCGCATTAGATTTAATCTTCGGCATACCATTAATTGTAGGCGCATTAATCACTGTATTTGATGTATTTTTATTATTATTCATCATGAAATTTGGCTTTAGAAAGATTGAAGCTATCGTGGGAACGTTAATCTTTACCGTATTGGCCATTTTTGTATTTGAAGTTTATATTTCTTCTCCACAAATAACAGATATGCTTAATGGTTTTGTGCCTCATAAAGAAATTATTACAAACCAAGGGATACTTTATATTGCACTAGGTATCATAGGTGCTACTATTATGCCACATAACTTATATTTACATTCTTCTATTGTACAATCTCGAAAATATGATAGACACAGTATTCATGAAAAAGCACAAGCGATTAAGTATGCTACTATCGACTCTAATATACAGCTATCCATCGCTTTTGTAGTCAATTGCTTATTACTTACACTTGGTGCAGCGCTATTTTTTGGAACTAAAACTGAAGATTTGGGTGGTTTTTATGATCTTTATTTGGCTCTAAAAACAGAACCTGCTTTAGGTGCAACGCTTGGCGGTATTATGAGTACTTTATTTGCTGTTGCCCTTTTAGCTTCTGGTCAAAATTCAACTATAACGGGAACGTTAGCAGGCCAAATTGTGATGGAAGGATTTCTTAAATTATCCATTCCAAATTGGTTACGTCGTCTTATCACTCGGTCTTTAGCAGTGATACCTGTTATCATTTGTCTTATAGTATTTAAAGGAAATACTGAAAAAATTGAACAATTACTTGTCTTTTCTCAAGTGTTCTTGAGTATTGCTTTGCCATTTTCGTTAATACCGCTTCAATTAGCTACAAGTAATCAAAATCTTATGGGTCCTTTTAAGAATAAAACATGGATTAACATCATTTCTTGGTTACTCATAATTGTCTTAAGTGGACTTAACGTATATCTTATCATTCAAACATTCCAAGAATTATGA
- a CDS encoding UPF0223 family protein produces MEYQYPLDLDWTNDEMMKVIHFFNKIENYYEASVKGDEVLNAYKNFKHIVPGKADEKQIFKEFENKSGYNSYKVVQEIKKNPNQTLFSKDFD; encoded by the coding sequence ATGGAATATCAATATCCATTAGATTTAGATTGGACTAATGATGAAATGATGAAAGTAATTCATTTCTTTAATAAAATCGAAAATTATTATGAGGCATCTGTAAAAGGTGACGAAGTTTTAAATGCTTATAAAAATTTTAAACATATTGTGCCTGGAAAAGCTGATGAAAAACAGATTTTTAAAGAATTTGAAAATAAAAGTGGTTATAATAGTTACAAAGTAGTTCAAGAAATTAAAAAAAATCCAAATCAAACTTTATTTAGTAAAGATTTCGACTAA
- the auxB gene encoding lipoteichoic acid stability factor AuxB: MLGEQYTQIKRPANRLTEKILGWFSWVFLLILTIVSMFIALVSFSNDTSIANLENTLNNNELVQQILANNDLSTTQFVIWLQNGVWAIIVYFIVCLLISFLALISMNIRILSGLLFLIAAIVTIPLVLLIVTLIIPILFFIIAMMMFARRDRIETVPSYYNEYDQPYYDERGFYEPESRNEHGYNDDVYEPMHTKKEDRNTRRQFNRNAQQQDSYNGITDNQPDEDTSSDQLYSDEYVDNEDKYSQFPKRAVESEYASQQTEDEPTVMSRQAKYNKKSKNTDFEDAQQEHMEGNQFDDVGVVEPQIDPKELKAQRKREKAEIRAKKKEKRKAYNKRMKERRKNQPSAVNQRRMNYEERRQMINNEQEDTDNNLNQQEDSKKEN; this comes from the coding sequence ATGTTAGGAGAGCAATATACACAAATTAAGCGTCCAGCAAATCGGCTAACTGAAAAAATATTAGGTTGGTTTAGTTGGGTATTCTTACTCATATTAACTATTGTTTCAATGTTTATTGCGCTCGTATCTTTTAGTAATGATACGTCAATTGCCAATTTAGAAAACACACTTAATAATAATGAACTCGTACAACAAATTTTAGCCAATAATGATTTAAGTACAACTCAATTTGTGATTTGGTTACAAAATGGAGTTTGGGCAATTATTGTTTATTTTATTGTTTGTTTGCTCATCTCGTTTTTAGCGTTAATTTCTATGAATATAAGAATTTTGTCTGGTTTACTTTTTTTAATAGCTGCTATAGTCACAATTCCGCTTGTATTGTTGATTGTAACTCTAATCATTCCTATCTTATTCTTTATCATTGCAATGATGATGTTTGCTAGAAGAGATAGAATAGAAACAGTGCCATCTTATTATAATGAATATGATCAACCATACTATGATGAGAGAGGTTTTTATGAACCAGAGTCAAGAAATGAACATGGATATAATGATGATGTGTATGAACCTATGCATACTAAAAAGGAAGATAGAAATACAAGACGTCAATTCAATAGAAATGCTCAGCAACAAGATTCCTATAATGGTATAACTGATAATCAACCCGATGAAGATACATCTTCCGATCAACTTTATTCAGACGAATATGTAGATAATGAAGATAAATATTCTCAATTTCCAAAAAGAGCAGTTGAAAGTGAATATGCATCTCAACAAACTGAAGATGAACCAACAGTCATGTCAAGACAAGCTAAGTACAATAAAAAATCTAAAAATACGGATTTTGAAGATGCGCAACAGGAACATATGGAAGGTAATCAATTTGATGACGTAGGAGTTGTTGAACCACAAATTGATCCTAAAGAACTAAAAGCGCAAAGAAAAAGAGAAAAAGCAGAAATACGTGCTAAGAAAAAAGAAAAGAGAAAAGCATATAATAAACGTATGAAAGAACGAAGAAAAAACCAGCCAAGTGCTGTTAACCAACGACGTATGAATTATGAAGAACGTCGACAAATGATTAATAATGAACAAGAAGATACAGATAATAACTTAAATCAACAGGAAGATTCAAAAAAAGAAAATTAA
- a CDS encoding ABC transporter ATP-binding protein: MNPLLSFKDVSKGFEDVQILNEINIDIEPGYFYTLLGPSGCGKTTILKLIAGFEYPDSGDIIYKDKPIGKMPPNKRKVNTVFQDYALFPHLNVFDNIAYGLKLKKLSKSEIKRKVTEALQLVKLSGYEHRQIQGMSGGQKQRVAIARAIVNEPEILLLDESLSALDLKLRTEMQYLLRELQSRLGITFIFVTHDQEEALALSDYIFVMKDGKIQQFGTPIDIYDEPVNRFVADFIGESNIVHGTMVEDFVVNIYGQNFDCVDMGIKENKKVEVVIRPEDISLVSQNDGLFKAKVDSMLFRGVHYEICCKDRKGYEWVIQSTKKANVGSEVGLYFEPEAIHIMVPGETEEEFDKRIESYEDYHHA; this comes from the coding sequence ATGAATCCATTGCTTTCTTTTAAAGATGTCAGTAAGGGCTTTGAAGATGTACAAATACTAAATGAAATTAATATTGATATTGAACCAGGCTATTTTTATACACTATTAGGTCCCTCAGGTTGTGGAAAAACAACAATTTTAAAACTCATAGCAGGATTTGAATATCCCGATAGTGGAGATATTATATATAAAGATAAACCTATTGGTAAAATGCCACCGAATAAGCGTAAGGTAAATACTGTATTCCAAGACTATGCATTGTTTCCACATTTAAATGTATTCGACAATATTGCATATGGTTTAAAATTAAAAAAATTAAGTAAGTCAGAAATTAAGCGTAAGGTTACTGAAGCACTTCAGTTGGTGAAATTAAGTGGTTATGAACATAGGCAAATACAAGGTATGAGTGGTGGACAAAAACAACGTGTAGCCATAGCACGGGCAATTGTTAATGAGCCTGAAATATTATTATTAGATGAGTCTTTATCCGCATTAGATTTAAAATTACGAACTGAAATGCAATATTTATTGAGAGAACTTCAATCCCGTTTAGGTATAACCTTTATATTTGTAACTCATGATCAAGAAGAGGCCTTAGCATTAAGTGATTATATTTTTGTTATGAAAGATGGCAAAATTCAACAATTTGGCACACCAATAGATATATACGATGAACCAGTTAACCGATTTGTTGCTGATTTTATAGGAGAGTCCAACATAGTTCACGGTACAATGGTTGAAGATTTTGTCGTTAATATTTATGGTCAAAATTTTGATTGTGTAGATATGGGAATAAAAGAAAATAAAAAAGTTGAAGTTGTAATTAGACCCGAAGACATTTCACTTGTTTCACAAAATGATGGGCTATTTAAAGCCAAAGTTGATTCTATGCTATTTAGAGGTGTACATTATGAAATTTGTTGTAAAGATAGAAAAGGGTATGAATGGGTAATACAATCAACAAAAAAAGCTAATGTAGGTAGTGAAGTAGGTCTGTATTTTGAACCAGAAGCAATACACATCATGGTACCAGGTGAAACTGAAGAAGAATTTGATAAGCGAATTGAAAGTTATGAGGACTATCATCATGCATAA
- a CDS encoding helix-turn-helix domain-containing protein: MDIGYKLRNLRRIKNLTQEELAERTDLSKGYISQIESNHASPSMETFLNLIEVLGTSASDFFKEPSDEKVLYKKKEQTIYDEYDKGYILNWLVANSNEFDMEPLILTLRPNASYKNFKPSESDTFIYCLNGEVSLQLGNQVYKACKEDVLYFKAKDKHRLYNETDKEVKVLIVATASYL; this comes from the coding sequence ATGGATATTGGATACAAATTACGTAATTTAAGAAGAATAAAAAATTTGACACAAGAGGAATTAGCAGAGCGAACTGATTTATCAAAAGGATATATATCACAAATTGAAAGTAATCATGCTTCACCTAGTATGGAAACATTTTTAAATTTAATAGAAGTACTTGGTACTTCTGCAAGTGACTTTTTTAAAGAACCGTCAGATGAGAAGGTACTTTATAAGAAGAAGGAACAGACCATTTATGATGAGTATGATAAAGGTTATATCTTGAACTGGCTTGTAGCGAATTCTAATGAATTTGACATGGAACCATTAATCCTAACTTTACGACCAAATGCCTCATATAAAAACTTTAAACCATCTGAATCAGATACTTTTATCTATTGTTTAAATGGTGAAGTATCACTTCAATTAGGAAATCAAGTATATAAAGCTTGTAAAGAAGATGTACTTTATTTTAAAGCGAAAGATAAACATCGCTTATATAACGAAACAGATAAAGAAGTGAAGGTTTTAATCGTTGCCACAGCTTCATATTTATAG
- the lpdA gene encoding dihydrolipoyl dehydrogenase, with translation MVVGDFPIETDTIVIGAGPGGYVAAIRAAQLGQKVTIVEKGNLGGVCLNVGCIPSKALLHASHRFVEAQNSENLGVIAESVSLNYQKVQEFKTSVVNKLTGGVEGLLKGNKVEIVRGEAYFVDNNSLRVMDEKSAQTYNFKHAIIATGSRPIEIPNFEFGKRVIDSTGALNLQEVPNKLVVVGGGYIGSELGTAFANFGSEVTILEGAKDILGGFEKQMTQPVKKGMKEKGIEIVTEAMAKSAEETENGVKVTYEAKGEEQTIEADYVLVTVGRRPNTDELGLEELGLKFADRGLLEVDKQSRTSIENIFAIGDIVPGLPLAHKASYEGKVAAEAIDGQAAEVDYIGMPAVCFTEPELAQVGYTEAQAKEEGLSIKASKFPYAANGRALSLDDTNGFVKLITLKEDDTLIGAQVVGTGASDIISELGLAIESGMNAEDIALTVHAHPTLGEMTMEAAEKAIGYPIHTM, from the coding sequence ATGGTAGTTGGAGATTTCCCAATTGAAACAGATACTATTGTAATAGGAGCAGGTCCAGGTGGATATGTCGCAGCCATTCGCGCGGCTCAATTAGGACAAAAGGTAACAATCGTTGAGAAAGGTAATTTAGGTGGTGTATGCTTAAACGTTGGTTGTATACCTTCAAAAGCATTACTACATGCTTCTCATCGCTTTGTTGAAGCGCAAAATTCAGAAAACTTAGGGGTAATTGCTGAAAGCGTTTCGTTAAACTATCAAAAAGTTCAAGAATTCAAGACTTCTGTAGTTAATAAATTAACTGGCGGTGTTGAAGGACTTTTAAAAGGTAACAAAGTAGAGATTGTTAGAGGTGAAGCTTATTTCGTTGATAACAATAGTTTACGTGTCATGGACGAAAAGAGTGCTCAAACTTACAATTTCAAACATGCGATTATAGCTACAGGTTCAAGACCAATTGAAATTCCAAATTTTGAATTTGGTAAACGTGTTATCGATTCAACAGGAGCTTTAAATCTACAAGAAGTACCTAACAAACTAGTTGTAGTTGGTGGCGGATATATCGGTTCTGAATTAGGTACTGCTTTTGCAAACTTTGGCTCTGAAGTTACTATCCTTGAAGGTGCAAAAGATATTTTAGGCGGATTTGAAAAGCAAATGACACAACCTGTTAAAAAAGGTATGAAAGAAAAAGGTATCGAAATCGTTACTGAAGCAATGGCAAAATCTGCAGAAGAAACTGAAAATGGTGTCAAAGTAACTTATGAGGCAAAAGGTGAGGAACAAACTATCGAAGCTGATTATGTATTAGTTACAGTTGGCCGTCGCCCTAATACTGATGAATTAGGATTAGAAGAACTTGGTCTGAAATTTGCTGATCGTGGATTACTAGAAGTGGACAAACAAAGTCGTACTTCTATTGAAAATATCTTTGCGATTGGAGATATTGTACCTGGATTACCATTAGCTCACAAAGCTAGTTATGAAGGTAAAGTTGCTGCTGAAGCGATAGATGGTCAAGCCGCAGAGGTAGACTATATTGGTATGCCAGCAGTTTGCTTTACAGAACCAGAATTAGCACAAGTTGGTTATACTGAAGCTCAAGCAAAAGAAGAAGGTTTATCAATTAAAGCTTCTAAATTCCCTTATGCAGCTAATGGACGAGCTTTATCATTAGATGATACAAATGGTTTTGTTAAGTTAATTACACTTAAAGAAGATGATACGCTTATTGGAGCACAAGTTGTAGGTACTGGCGCATCTGATATTATCTCTGAATTAGGTTTAGCTATTGAGTCAGGTATGAATGCTGAAGATATCGCATTAACTGTACATGCACACCCAACTTTAGGTGAAATGACAATGGAAGCTGCTGAAAAAGCAATTGGTTATCCAATTCATACTATGTAA
- a CDS encoding DUF4064 domain-containing protein, with protein sequence MNRKVEKRLAWIANILSLLFLIFGILSIFVINNTSNQQQYNELMKQFSGNNQDMSSEMFLVSLIASLVILGFSTLLGFVGTMVIEGRKNLAASLLIAAAIVGLFTTNLIAMVLWMIAAIRLFAKKDKTDVNENATAQLRQNHSKSQSDWNHQQNQQQKDAWDPEQEINKQKKDDPYIY encoded by the coding sequence TTGAATAGAAAAGTAGAAAAAAGATTAGCGTGGATTGCAAATATCTTGAGCCTATTATTTTTAATTTTTGGTATTCTATCGATATTTGTTATTAATAACACATCAAATCAACAACAATATAATGAATTAATGAAGCAGTTTTCAGGTAATAATCAAGATATGTCATCTGAAATGTTTTTAGTTTCTCTTATTGCGTCATTAGTCATTTTAGGTTTTTCAACGCTATTAGGTTTTGTTGGTACAATGGTAATTGAAGGTAGAAAAAACCTTGCTGCTAGTTTACTCATAGCAGCGGCTATCGTAGGTTTATTTACGACTAATTTAATCGCAATGGTTTTATGGATGATTGCTGCGATTAGACTTTTTGCAAAAAAAGATAAAACAGATGTAAATGAAAATGCTACGGCTCAACTTCGTCAAAACCATTCAAAGAGCCAAAGTGATTGGAATCATCAACAAAACCAACAACAGAAAGATGCTTGGGATCCTGAACAAGAAATCAACAAACAAAAAAAGGACGATCCATATATATATTAA
- a CDS encoding ABC transporter permease — protein sequence MKWYGKLYIALLISVLYIPIFFLMIYSFNSAGNMSHFEHFTLEHYHSLFHNDRLMSVIFNTVAVALLSASIATVIGTFGAIALYYLRNKRFKVTLLTMNNVLMVSSDVVIGASFLIMFTAIGHFTGLGLGFSTVLASHIAFCIPIVVIIVLPQLYEMNDNMLNAARDLGANESQLLTSIIIPNIMPSIIGGFFMALTYSLDDFTVSFFVTGNGFSVLSVEVYAMARKGISMEINAISTIIFIAIMFGVFGYYFIQHIVNRQKKMKRGVNE from the coding sequence GTGAAATGGTACGGAAAATTATATATAGCTCTATTAATAAGTGTGCTTTATATTCCCATTTTCTTTTTAATGATTTATTCTTTTAATTCTGCGGGTAATATGAGTCACTTCGAACATTTTACTTTAGAACATTACCACTCCCTTTTTCATAATGATCGGTTGATGTCGGTGATTTTTAATACAGTTGCAGTGGCACTTTTATCTGCATCGATTGCTACAGTTATAGGTACATTTGGTGCGATCGCTTTATATTACTTACGCAACAAACGGTTTAAGGTTACGCTATTAACGATGAATAATGTATTAATGGTATCTTCAGACGTAGTCATTGGTGCTTCTTTTTTAATTATGTTCACTGCAATAGGACATTTCACAGGTTTAGGTTTAGGATTTTCAACAGTGCTAGCATCTCATATAGCGTTCTGTATTCCAATTGTTGTTATCATCGTCTTACCCCAATTATATGAAATGAATGATAACATGTTAAATGCAGCAAGAGATTTAGGTGCTAATGAATCACAATTATTAACTAGCATTATTATACCTAATATTATGCCCTCGATTATAGGAGGATTCTTTATGGCATTAACATATTCTCTAGATGATTTTACGGTAAGCTTCTTTGTTACTGGAAACGGATTTAGTGTATTGTCTGTAGAAGTTTATGCTATGGCTCGAAAAGGTATAAGTATGGAGATTAATGCCATTTCTACAATAATATTTATTGCTATTATGTTTGGAGTATTTGGATATTACTTTATTCAACATATCGTTAATCGTCAGAAAAAGATGAAGCGAGGTGTTAATGAATGA
- a CDS encoding ABC transporter permease yields the protein MHNINKWLLVPYLLWMVIFIIIPAILLVYFSFIDIHGHFSFTNYEQVFSTRYLKMFIDSIWYAALITMITLIISYPAAYFISYSRFQNILLMLLIIPTWINLLLKTYAFIGLLGHDGVINQALHIFQIPKLNLLFTSGAFLLVASYIYIPFMILPIFNSMKAIPNNILQASNDLGASTFTTFRKVIVPLTREGIKTGVQVTFIPALSLFMITRLIAGNKVINVGTAIEEQFLTIQNYGLGSTIALFLIIFMAFLLIITKSKSSNGKG from the coding sequence ATGCATAATATCAATAAATGGTTACTGGTTCCTTACTTATTATGGATGGTTATATTTATTATCATTCCAGCCATTTTACTTGTTTACTTTTCTTTTATAGATATTCATGGTCACTTTAGTTTCACAAATTATGAGCAGGTATTTTCAACAAGATATTTAAAAATGTTTATTGATTCAATATGGTATGCCGCTTTAATTACTATGATTACCTTAATAATAAGTTACCCAGCTGCGTACTTTATTTCTTATTCAAGATTTCAAAATATACTGCTTATGTTGTTAATTATCCCTACTTGGATTAATTTACTTCTTAAGACCTATGCATTTATTGGTTTGTTGGGGCATGATGGAGTTATTAACCAAGCTCTACATATATTTCAAATACCTAAATTAAATTTGTTGTTTACAAGTGGTGCATTTTTATTGGTGGCGAGTTATATTTATATCCCATTTATGATTTTGCCTATATTTAACAGCATGAAAGCAATTCCTAACAATATTTTGCAAGCCTCTAATGATTTGGGCGCGAGTACATTTACTACGTTTCGTAAAGTAATCGTTCCTTTAACAAGAGAAGGTATTAAAACAGGTGTGCAAGTAACATTTATACCAGCTCTTTCACTGTTTATGATTACTAGGTTGATTGCCGGGAACAAAGTAATCAATGTAGGTACAGCAATTGAAGAACAGTTCTTAACTATACAAAATTATGGATTAGGTTCCACTATAGCACTTTTTCTCATTATTTTTATGGCCTTTTTACTCATTATTACAAAATCAAAATCATCTAATGGGAAGGGGTGA